The Polaromonas hydrogenivorans genome includes a region encoding these proteins:
- a CDS encoding type II toxin-antitoxin system PemK/MazF family toxin, whose amino-acid sequence MIWIDFNPQAGSEMKDEHPMLVLSSKAFNERTGLVIGLPLTHAASNETNPFAIKYTGSENEVGYVLTHQPKSFDWRQRAARPHHWKQVSPAVFAEACEELNSIISIGS is encoded by the coding sequence ATGATCTGGATCGACTTCAATCCCCAGGCTGGGTCCGAGATGAAGGATGAACACCCGATGCTGGTCCTCTCATCCAAAGCGTTCAATGAGCGCACGGGCCTGGTGATTGGCCTGCCCCTGACGCATGCCGCGTCTAACGAGACGAATCCGTTCGCAATCAAGTACACGGGGTCTGAGAACGAGGTGGGCTATGTGCTGACACACCAGCCAAAGTCGTTTGACTGGCGCCAACGCGCCGCCAGGCCGCATCACTGGAAACAGGTGTCTCCCGCAGTCTTTGCAGAGGCCTGCGAAGAGTTGAACTCCATCATTTCCATTGGCAGCTGA
- a CDS encoding DNA/RNA non-specific endonuclease, with protein MSRFLTLTLSLAACLAMPTWAATQCPEHFAGGVAPTVTNPRLKARTQEVCFEAFAVLHSGISRTPLYSAEHLTRANVEAAGALSRKDSFHPEPTLPAQDRAELKDYARSGYDRGHMSPNADFANRSAQAESFSLANMVPQVHANNAGIWAGIEGAARQLAIQEGELYVVSGPAFIGSDIKQVGRVLVPTHLWKVLYSPKQQRAGAYVVTNDETREYSTVSVSDLETMVGVKLLPGLPQAVRDGGMILPKPSAQRGKKPKGKKAQPEEEFTLQDFSRSIIDAIGRAGKH; from the coding sequence ATGTCACGATTTCTCACGCTTACCTTGTCCCTGGCGGCCTGCCTGGCGATGCCCACCTGGGCGGCTACCCAGTGCCCTGAACACTTCGCCGGCGGCGTTGCGCCCACCGTCACCAACCCCAGGCTCAAGGCGCGCACGCAGGAGGTCTGCTTCGAGGCTTTCGCGGTGCTGCATTCGGGCATCAGCCGCACGCCGCTGTATTCGGCCGAGCACCTGACGCGGGCCAACGTCGAGGCGGCCGGAGCGTTGTCGAGGAAGGACTCCTTTCATCCCGAGCCCACCCTGCCGGCGCAGGACCGGGCCGAACTCAAGGACTATGCGCGCTCGGGCTATGACCGGGGCCACATGTCGCCCAATGCCGACTTCGCCAATCGGTCGGCGCAAGCCGAGAGTTTCAGCCTGGCCAACATGGTGCCGCAGGTGCATGCCAACAATGCCGGCATCTGGGCCGGTATCGAGGGCGCGGCCCGGCAGCTGGCTATTCAAGAGGGCGAACTGTACGTCGTTTCCGGCCCGGCCTTCATCGGCAGCGACATCAAGCAAGTCGGCCGTGTCCTGGTGCCTACGCACCTGTGGAAAGTGCTCTACAGCCCGAAGCAGCAGCGTGCCGGGGCGTATGTTGTCACCAACGACGAGACGCGCGAGTATTCGACCGTCTCGGTGTCCGATCTGGAGACGATGGTGGGTGTCAAGCTGCTGCCGGGGTTGCCCCAGGCGGTGCGCGATGGCGGCATGATTCTTCCCAAGCCCAGCGCACAGCGAGGCAAGAAGCCCAAGGGCAAGAAAGCGCAGCCAGAGGAAGAGTTCACGTTGCAGGACTTCTCGCGCAGCATCATCGACGCCATCGGGCGCGCCGGCAAACATTAA
- a CDS encoding lysozyme inhibitor LprI family protein: MQRAACPLQPAATVAGRKDGKFTLQADLSGMTASHIASFIVLGKEAAAAGRPRDAEVAFLMSCRVADKLKGMDSVESADAKYQLGWLYAGLALEDGSARASRAELRRRAERLYADSLRTYLARYGQAHEKSRFAAAGLKALDQPVRSVQEGTSKPSQALMPPSQARRNEAAQAAPPAPHEPGAAISPGPSFDCAKARSMPEKMICSDAELARLDRELGRVYARAKNAASDGAAFRRQNSEEWRRREATCRDRECLLRWYANRHDQLMNVIEGPKQEPAPSALSR; encoded by the coding sequence GTGCAGCGAGCCGCCTGTCCCTTGCAGCCGGCAGCGACAGTCGCCGGCAGGAAGGACGGGAAATTTACCCTGCAGGCCGACTTGTCCGGCATGACCGCGAGCCATATCGCCTCGTTCATTGTCCTGGGCAAGGAAGCGGCTGCGGCAGGCCGGCCGCGCGACGCCGAAGTGGCGTTCCTGATGTCATGCCGGGTGGCGGACAAGCTCAAGGGGATGGACTCCGTCGAGTCCGCCGACGCGAAGTACCAGCTGGGCTGGCTTTATGCGGGGCTCGCCCTGGAGGACGGCTCTGCCAGAGCCAGCCGCGCCGAGCTGCGCAGGCGTGCCGAACGCCTATACGCGGACAGCCTGCGCACGTACTTGGCCAGGTACGGCCAAGCCCATGAAAAGTCACGGTTTGCAGCCGCAGGGCTGAAGGCGCTGGACCAGCCGGTCAGGTCGGTGCAGGAGGGCACTTCAAAGCCTTCCCAAGCCTTGATGCCGCCATCGCAGGCCCGCCGCAATGAGGCCGCACAAGCGGCTCCACCAGCGCCGCACGAGCCGGGCGCGGCAATATCGCCCGGACCGAGTTTCGACTGCGCCAAGGCGCGCTCGATGCCCGAGAAGATGATTTGTTCTGACGCCGAGCTTGCCCGGCTCGACCGCGAACTGGGCCGGGTGTACGCGCGGGCGAAAAACGCGGCCTCCGACGGCGCAGCCTTTCGACGCCAGAACAGCGAAGAGTGGCGCAGGCGCGAGGCGACGTGCCGGGACCGGGAGTGCCTGCTACGCTGGTATGCGAACAGGCACGATCAGCTGATGAATGTCATTGAAGGGCCGAAGCAGGAGCCAGCGCCATCGGCGCTTTCCCGATAG
- the cho gene encoding excinuclease Cho gives MHLPAKRHPEFEPARPYEYPAHLREAIADMPCAPGVYIFHGAEGSGPLYIGKSVNLRSRVLAHLRNSGEARLLRQTHRISHIRTAGEIGALLLEARLIKLEQPLLNQKLRRSRQLCSFRIHDGRPEVVYSKDINFATEPCLYGLFSSRYAALEALHGLADRQRLCYGALGLEKLAPGRACFRAMLHQCAGVCRGEESQEAHHSRLLSSLDALRVTCWPYLGAIALVERDGEDRQLHVICNWHYLGSVGSEAQARQLDVVAAGFDADGYKILCKPVISGQAEIILL, from the coding sequence ATGCACCTTCCCGCCAAGCGTCACCCCGAGTTCGAGCCCGCCCGGCCTTATGAATATCCAGCCCACCTGCGCGAAGCCATCGCTGACATGCCTTGCGCGCCAGGGGTGTACATCTTCCATGGCGCAGAAGGCAGCGGGCCGCTCTATATTGGCAAGAGCGTCAACCTGCGCAGCCGGGTGCTGGCGCACCTGCGCAATTCCGGCGAAGCGCGCCTGCTGCGCCAGACGCACCGCATCAGCCACATCCGCACCGCCGGCGAGATCGGCGCGCTGCTGCTCGAAGCGCGCCTGATCAAGCTTGAGCAACCCTTGCTGAACCAGAAGCTGCGCCGCAGCCGCCAGCTGTGCTCCTTTCGCATCCATGACGGGCGCCCCGAGGTGGTTTATTCCAAAGACATCAACTTCGCCACCGAGCCGTGCCTCTATGGCCTGTTCAGCAGCCGGTATGCCGCCCTGGAGGCGCTGCACGGCCTGGCCGACCGGCAGCGGCTGTGCTACGGCGCGCTCGGGCTGGAAAAGCTCGCCCCGGGCCGGGCGTGCTTTCGCGCCATGCTGCACCAGTGCGCCGGCGTCTGCCGGGGCGAGGAAAGCCAGGAAGCCCACCACAGCCGCCTCCTGAGCAGCCTGGACGCCTTGCGCGTGACCTGCTGGCCCTACCTTGGCGCCATCGCCCTGGTCGAGCGCGATGGTGAAGACCGCCAACTTCACGTCATCTGCAACTGGCATTACCTGGGCAGCGTCGGCAGCGAGGCCCAGGCCCGCCAGCTCGACGTGGTGGCTGCCGGCTTTGATGCCGACGGCTACAAAATCCTGTGCAAGCCGGTCATCAGCGGTCAGGCCGAGATCATCCTGTTGTGA
- the istA gene encoding IS21 family transposase has protein sequence MRKIKDVLRLKLEAHLSHERIAAALGVSKGVVAKYVALASAAKLDWSQIQLLDEAALHSRLASTPQRASAFVRPDFAHMHQELRRKGMTLMLLWHEHVGQHPGETTHSYSQFCENYRRFAKSLKRSMRQIHRAGEKLFIDYAGPTVALSDGSRAHIFVGALGASSYTFAYATARETTADWLGATAQALRFFGGVPLLIVPDNARALIANPDRYEPRANDTVHDFARHYGTSVLPARPYHPQDKGKVESAVQVVERWILMRLRHQQFQSVDDVNEAIGPLLAQLNAKPFQKLPGCRASAFAELDAPALQPLPLQTWELAVYKTVRVHIDQHVEFEGHRYSVPHFLVGLSLEARITARAVEILHRGERVACHLRCAHKGAFTTVPEHLSAAHRAHLAWTPERLIHWGTSIGVATGRTVARLLEERQHPEHGYRACLALLSLARRYGKPRLEAACLIALELGTTRSAHVRDILANGRDLVAPVTTPQWTSPAHAHVRGPGYYQ, from the coding sequence ATGCGCAAAATCAAGGACGTCCTGCGTCTCAAACTCGAAGCCCATCTGTCGCATGAGCGCATCGCCGCAGCGCTGGGCGTTTCCAAAGGCGTCGTTGCCAAATACGTCGCCCTGGCCAGTGCTGCAAAGCTGGACTGGAGCCAGATTCAGCTGCTCGACGAGGCGGCCCTGCACAGCCGCCTGGCGAGCACACCCCAGCGAGCCAGCGCCTTTGTGCGGCCCGACTTCGCTCACATGCACCAGGAACTCCGGCGCAAAGGCATGACGCTGATGCTGCTGTGGCACGAGCACGTCGGCCAGCACCCGGGAGAGACCACCCACAGCTACTCGCAGTTCTGTGAGAACTACCGGCGCTTTGCCAAAAGCCTCAAGCGCTCGATGCGCCAGATCCACCGCGCCGGCGAGAAGCTGTTCATCGACTACGCAGGACCTACTGTGGCCCTGTCGGACGGCAGTCGCGCCCACATCTTCGTTGGCGCCCTGGGCGCGTCGAGCTACACCTTCGCCTACGCCACGGCGCGCGAGACCACGGCCGACTGGCTCGGGGCGACGGCGCAGGCCCTGCGTTTCTTCGGCGGAGTGCCGCTGCTGATCGTGCCGGACAATGCCCGGGCGTTGATTGCCAACCCCGACCGCTACGAGCCCAGGGCGAACGACACGGTGCATGACTTTGCGCGCCACTACGGCACCTCGGTGCTGCCGGCACGCCCCTACCACCCGCAGGACAAGGGCAAGGTCGAGTCTGCCGTGCAGGTGGTCGAGCGCTGGATCCTGATGCGCCTGCGCCACCAGCAGTTTCAGAGCGTCGATGACGTCAACGAGGCCATCGGCCCGCTCTTGGCCCAGCTCAACGCCAAGCCGTTTCAAAAGCTGCCCGGATGCCGCGCCAGTGCGTTTGCCGAACTCGACGCACCGGCCCTGCAGCCTTTGCCGCTGCAGACCTGGGAGTTGGCGGTCTACAAGACCGTGCGCGTTCACATTGACCAGCATGTCGAGTTCGAAGGCCACCGCTACAGCGTTCCCCACTTCCTGGTCGGTCTTTCCCTGGAAGCGCGGATCACAGCGCGCGCGGTGGAGATTCTTCATCGCGGCGAGCGTGTGGCCTGTCACCTGCGCTGCGCGCACAAGGGCGCTTTCACCACAGTGCCCGAGCACCTGTCAGCGGCCCACCGGGCGCACCTGGCGTGGACGCCCGAGCGGCTGATTCACTGGGGCACGAGCATCGGCGTGGCGACCGGGCGCACCGTCGCGCGATTGCTCGAAGAGCGCCAGCATCCCGAACACGGCTACCGCGCTTGTCTAGCCTTGCTCTCGCTGGCCAGGCGCTACGGCAAGCCACGCCTGGAGGCGGCCTGTTTGATCGCGCTGGAGTTGGGCACCACCAGGAGCGCCCATGTGCGCGACATCCTGGCCAATGGACGTGATCTGGTCGCGCCCGTCACCACGCCGCAGTGGACCAGTCCGGCGCACGCGCATGTGCGCGGGCCGGGCTATTACCAGTGA
- a CDS encoding SLATT domain-containing protein, whose amino-acid sequence MHKFDDIWFTFKARIAAELRLKNNDLHSQILLVWYAIVSSTANIVALRYGKFAGPDTDIYTAVLSVALLAISMLVSSRDYRGRALQLRTNHIALKLFYDELQAGTISAVDKPKIYSRLLSECENHSSYDDRYFRIFNRAGLEGRFPTKLDWFFMLIMCGGRISGVLILYLLPLSVFWIRID is encoded by the coding sequence ATGCACAAATTTGACGATATCTGGTTCACGTTCAAAGCACGTATTGCGGCTGAACTTCGCCTCAAAAATAATGACCTACATTCGCAGATTCTACTCGTTTGGTACGCGATAGTGTCTTCAACCGCAAACATCGTCGCGCTGCGTTATGGAAAATTTGCAGGGCCAGACACCGACATTTACACTGCGGTTTTATCCGTTGCGCTCCTCGCAATCTCGATGCTTGTTTCGAGTCGAGATTATCGAGGTCGTGCATTGCAGTTGCGGACCAATCACATTGCATTAAAGCTTTTTTACGACGAATTGCAGGCAGGCACTATAAGTGCCGTTGATAAACCTAAAATCTACTCGAGACTACTTTCGGAATGCGAGAATCATTCATCTTACGATGATCGTTATTTTCGGATATTCAATCGGGCTGGTTTGGAGGGCAGATTTCCTACGAAGCTGGATTGGTTTTTTATGCTGATCATGTGTGGTGGTCGGATCAGCGGAGTATTAATTCTTTATCTATTGCCGCTCTCTGTGTTTTGGATCAGAATTGATTAA
- a CDS encoding reverse transcriptase domain-containing protein: protein MIKINAAKKFREHFSETSIKSVYETKILGTRAIGLDRVDAHNFASKLAAETTLISKKVLASTYRFTKYKEKLISKGAGKSPRQLSIPTIRDRLTLKILCDYLFTVFPKSKPHLPQELIGDLRNAIDSNKYSYFIKIDLKDFYPSINHKLLLSKLYKRVRIAPFRNLINSALENPTVPETNTKSTAANSQGVAQGLSISNVLAEIFMMDIDEKIGGLAPICVRFVDDIIILTNAEPVAVCKDVCEILRKAKLNPHPLDALGSKTQVGQVSNGLDFLGYSLRPKTVSVRRSSLTNFESSLVSVFTEYKHRFRNAKDVAEKDSALARFRWALNLKLTGCIYKNQRFGWVFYYSQINDLSVLRRIDNTVSLLCKRFDVTVPPNPKRALKAFYESKRTDKESHWYIPNYDCITVAKMRKFLTEIGYKVGGFPDIEVGFIFHRLVRRATRSLEKDVASFS from the coding sequence TTGATTAAAATTAATGCTGCCAAAAAATTCAGAGAGCATTTTTCTGAAACATCTATCAAATCAGTCTATGAGACCAAAATTCTTGGGACGCGAGCCATCGGACTTGATAGGGTAGATGCGCACAACTTTGCGTCCAAACTTGCTGCCGAAACTACGCTTATTTCCAAAAAGGTATTAGCAAGCACCTACAGGTTCACCAAATACAAAGAGAAGCTAATCTCGAAAGGTGCGGGCAAATCGCCTCGACAATTATCTATCCCTACAATTCGGGATCGGTTGACGCTTAAGATTCTCTGCGATTATCTTTTTACTGTCTTCCCAAAGTCGAAGCCGCATCTTCCTCAAGAACTGATAGGAGACCTTCGCAACGCGATTGACTCTAACAAGTATAGCTATTTTATTAAGATTGACCTGAAGGATTTTTATCCTTCTATTAATCATAAGTTGCTGCTTTCCAAGCTGTACAAAAGAGTGCGAATTGCTCCATTTCGAAATTTAATTAATAGTGCGCTGGAAAATCCAACGGTTCCGGAAACCAACACCAAAAGTACTGCTGCGAACAGCCAAGGTGTAGCGCAAGGCCTGTCCATATCGAATGTCTTGGCAGAGATATTCATGATGGATATCGATGAAAAGATTGGGGGCCTTGCCCCGATATGCGTGAGATTCGTAGATGACATCATCATTCTGACCAACGCAGAACCCGTTGCAGTATGTAAAGATGTTTGCGAAATTCTCCGTAAAGCAAAGTTGAATCCTCATCCTCTCGATGCGCTTGGGTCAAAAACACAGGTTGGGCAAGTGTCGAATGGACTCGACTTTTTAGGTTACTCATTGAGGCCAAAAACCGTATCTGTGCGAAGGAGCAGTCTCACAAATTTCGAAAGTTCTTTGGTCAGCGTTTTTACGGAGTACAAGCATAGATTCCGAAACGCAAAGGATGTGGCGGAGAAAGATTCAGCGCTCGCGAGGTTCAGATGGGCGCTCAATCTCAAGCTGACTGGTTGTATTTATAAGAATCAGCGTTTTGGCTGGGTCTTTTATTACTCGCAGATCAATGATTTAAGCGTTCTTCGTCGCATCGACAACACCGTCAGCCTGTTGTGCAAGCGCTTTGATGTCACCGTACCTCCAAATCCGAAGCGCGCACTGAAGGCGTTCTATGAGTCCAAGAGGACCGACAAGGAAAGTCACTGGTACATTCCAAACTACGACTGCATCACTGTGGCGAAGATGCGGAAGTTTCTTACCGAAATCGGGTACAAGGTGGGCGGCTTCCCCGATATAGAAGTAGGATTTATTTTCCACCGATTGGTGCGACGCGCGACGCGAAGTCTTGAAAAAGACGTCGCCAGCTTCTCTTGA